From the genome of Pseudomonadota bacterium:
TAACGATGATTGGGATCAGGTGTGGAAACCGCGCAATTATGAGCAGAAATTCTACGGCCCCACCAGCCTGCGCCAGGCGCTGGTTCACTCACGAAATCTGGTGACCATTAAAATCCTGCGGAAAATCGGCATCCATTACGTGATCAACTATGCCAAAAAACTGGGAATTACTTCGCCGCTGAATGCCGATCTGACTTTGGCTCTGGGGTCTTCAGGTGTTTCGTTGATGGAGTTGACCAGAGCTTATGCTGTCTTTGATAATGGCGGCCGGCGGGCGGGTCCCATTTATGTCAAGCGGATAGAAAACCGTGATGGCGAGATTCTTGAAGATAATGAACCGTTTTGGGGGCTGTCGGTTGCCGGGGATGCCGGTGATTCTGATTCAGCTGCCGGGGAACAGGGATCAGTCTTTGGAAAACAGGTAATATCTCCCCAGACCGCCTACCTGATGACCAGCTTGATGGAAAGCGTGGTGCAGCAGGGAACCGGCAGGCGGGCAAGGGTCTTAAAACGGCCGCTGGCCGGTAAAACCGGGACCACCAATGATTATTATGATGCCTGGTTCATTGGCTATTCACCGCAGCTGACTACCGGTGTCTGGGTGGGCTTTGATGATTTAAAACCCCTGGGTAAGCATGAAACCGGTTCCCGGGCCGCCTGTCCCATCTGGATAGATTTTATGCGCCAGGCGCTTAAGAGCTTCCCCAAATCAACCTTTCCGGTGCCTGCCGGCATTGTTTTTGCCAAGATTGATGAAAAAACCGGCCTGCTGGCCACTCCGCAAACTGAAAAAGTTATTTTTGAATGCTTCAAGGAAGGCAGTGAACCAAAGGAATTCACCCGCTCCATCTCTCCCCACCAACTGGAAGAAAACCTGTTTCAGGATTTCCCCGCCGGTCAGGCCGCCCCCAGGACGAATTAAACTGACAAAAATTGTCACTTCACCTGCCCCGATTTGTCACTATCACCAGCCGGGAATCTCCATTCAAGCATTTTCCAATCATGACATCTATGCCAGTATCTCTGCAACTACTTGAAAATAAAAGATAATAAAAGTTTCCCCTTCTTTTTCCCAATATTGGAACGGATGATGCATTATTTTGAAATTACATGAAAATGATGGTGAAAAAAGTGATAAAGTTTATGAGTGGATGTGCCGAAAGGTGGTGAAGGAGCAGCTATCTGTTCGTATCGTTAGCAGGTTTTTTTAACAATTTTATTAATGTCAAAGAAGGAGGAGGACAAAGTTATGATGAAACTCAGAAAGAACAAAAAAGGTTTTACCCTGATTGAATTGATGATTGTTGTCGCAATCATCGGTATCCTGGCCGCAGTGGCGATTCCCATGTACAAGAATTATATTCAGAAGGCACGTTTTACCAGTGCAGTGTTGCCGTTGATTCATTCGGTTGAAACAAATGTGGGGTCTAGATATGCTCTTAAAGGCGTTTTCCCCACTTCATCTACTGAGGTCATGAATATGGCTGGTGATGCTGATACCACATGTTGTGTACTTGATAGTTCTTCTAGCGGTTCTACATGGGTTTTTACCTTAACGGGTGCAACTACTGTTGAAGCTTTGGTTGATGCCTATG
Proteins encoded in this window:
- a CDS encoding prepilin-type N-terminal cleavage/methylation domain-containing protein; the protein is MMKLRKNKKGFTLIELMIVVAIIGILAAVAIPMYKNYIQKARFTSAVLPLIHSVETNVGSRYALKGVFPTSSTEVMNMAGDADTTCCVLDSSSSGSTWVFTLTGATTVEALVDAYGSTITAEAVTASGARISGWDYSGNLADAVGLD